A genome region from Crossiella equi includes the following:
- a CDS encoding branched-chain amino acid transaminase has product MNTDFIWHNGSIKPWAEATVNVSAHALHYGSSVFEGERVYQTPDGPAFFRLAEHTRRLFFSAKVHGIEIPYAPEEIDAACHRVVAANGLESAYLRPIAFRGAGSLEVVPKRGGPVDVAVIALRLGAYLGDAVEHGADVCVSSWHRPAPNTFPAWAKAGGNYLSSQLISQEAYRNGYDEGIALGHNGMLGEGAGENVFLVRQGTLLTPSGGSGILAGITRDTVLTLAGELGVPVQECDLPREALYAADEVFMTGTAVEITPVRSVDRKPVGEGKPGPVTQALQQAFHGLFDGRTEDRWGWLTPLDPDHAAGGDLS; this is encoded by the coding sequence ATGAACACCGACTTCATCTGGCACAACGGCAGCATCAAGCCCTGGGCCGAGGCCACCGTCAACGTCAGCGCGCACGCCCTGCACTACGGCTCCTCGGTCTTCGAGGGCGAGCGGGTGTACCAGACCCCCGACGGCCCGGCCTTCTTCCGCCTGGCCGAGCACACCCGCCGCCTGTTCTTCTCGGCCAAGGTGCACGGGATCGAGATCCCGTACGCCCCCGAGGAGATCGACGCGGCCTGCCACCGGGTGGTCGCGGCCAACGGGCTGGAGTCGGCGTACCTGCGCCCCATCGCCTTCCGTGGTGCGGGCAGCCTGGAGGTGGTGCCCAAGCGCGGCGGCCCGGTGGACGTGGCCGTCATCGCGCTGAGGCTGGGCGCCTACCTGGGCGACGCGGTCGAGCACGGCGCCGACGTGTGCGTCTCCTCCTGGCACCGCCCCGCGCCCAACACCTTCCCCGCCTGGGCCAAGGCCGGTGGCAACTACCTGTCCAGCCAGCTGATCAGCCAGGAGGCCTACCGCAACGGCTACGACGAGGGCATCGCCCTGGGCCACAACGGGATGCTCGGCGAAGGCGCGGGGGAGAACGTGTTCCTGGTGCGGCAGGGCACGCTGCTGACCCCGTCGGGCGGCTCCGGCATCCTGGCCGGGATCACCCGGGACACGGTGCTCACCCTCGCCGGGGAGCTGGGTGTGCCCGTCCAGGAGTGCGACCTGCCCCGCGAGGCGCTCTACGCCGCCGACGAGGTGTTCATGACCGGCACCGCCGTCGAGATCACCCCGGTCCGCTCCGTCGACCGCAAGCCGGTCGGCGAGGGCAAGCCGGGCCCCGTGACCCAAGCCCTGCAACAGGCCTTCCACGGCCTGTTCGACGGGCGCACCGAAGACCGTTGGGGCTGGCTGACACCGCTCGACCCCGACCACGCCGCTGGAGGAGACCTCTCATGA
- the leuC gene encoding 3-isopropylmalate dehydratase large subunit — protein sequence MSKPRTLFEKIWDAHLVAPESTETPAVLYIDLHLVHEVTSPQAFTELRDRGLTPRRPDRMLATVDHSTPTLPVAADGERPYVSDGARSQVAQLERNCEEFGVELHSWNSDERGIIHVIAPELGATQPGMTIVCGDSHTSTHGAFGALAFGIGTTEVGHVMATQCLLQRKPQTFAIHVDGELPKGVGAKDLILHIIGQIGMNGGTGYVLEYRGPAIEALSMEQRMTVCNMSIEAGARAGLIAPDETTFAWLKGRARAPKGADWDAAVARWSELRSDEGARYDREVRIDASKITPTVTYGTNPGMAIAIDLPVPTARTPQEQSALDYMGSEPGKPMRGTPVDMVFVGSCTNSRLGDLREAAEVLRGRKVAPGVRMLVVPGSEAVRRDAEREGLHEVFTAAGAEWRIPGCSMCIAMNGDLAQPGQLVVSTSNRNFEGRQGKGARTVLASPATAAASALAGVVSDARAYLAS from the coding sequence ATGAGCAAGCCACGCACCCTGTTCGAGAAGATCTGGGACGCCCACCTGGTCGCCCCGGAGAGCACCGAGACCCCCGCGGTGCTCTACATCGACCTGCACCTGGTGCACGAGGTCACCTCGCCACAGGCCTTCACCGAGCTGCGCGACCGGGGCCTGACGCCGCGCCGCCCGGACCGCATGCTGGCCACGGTGGACCACTCCACGCCCACCCTGCCCGTCGCCGCCGACGGGGAGCGGCCCTATGTCAGCGACGGCGCCCGGAGCCAGGTCGCGCAGCTGGAGCGCAACTGCGAGGAGTTCGGCGTCGAGCTGCACAGCTGGAACAGCGACGAGCGCGGCATCATCCACGTGATCGCACCGGAGCTGGGCGCCACCCAGCCGGGCATGACCATCGTGTGCGGGGACAGCCACACCTCCACGCACGGCGCGTTCGGCGCGCTGGCCTTCGGCATCGGCACCACCGAGGTCGGGCACGTGATGGCCACGCAGTGCCTGTTGCAGCGCAAGCCGCAGACCTTCGCCATCCACGTCGACGGCGAGCTGCCGAAGGGCGTCGGGGCCAAGGACCTGATCCTGCACATCATCGGCCAGATCGGCATGAACGGCGGCACCGGCTACGTGCTGGAGTACCGCGGCCCGGCCATCGAGGCGCTGTCCATGGAGCAGCGCATGACCGTGTGCAATATGTCGATCGAAGCAGGCGCGCGAGCGGGTCTGATCGCGCCCGACGAGACCACCTTCGCCTGGCTGAAGGGCCGGGCACGGGCGCCGAAGGGTGCGGACTGGGACGCCGCGGTGGCCCGGTGGTCGGAGCTGCGCAGCGACGAGGGCGCGCGCTACGACCGCGAAGTGCGCATCGACGCCAGCAAGATCACCCCGACCGTCACCTACGGCACCAACCCGGGCATGGCGATCGCGATCGACCTGCCGGTGCCCACCGCGCGCACCCCGCAGGAGCAGAGCGCCCTGGACTACATGGGCAGCGAGCCGGGCAAGCCGATGCGCGGCACGCCGGTGGACATGGTGTTCGTGGGCAGCTGCACCAACTCGCGGCTGGGTGACCTGCGCGAGGCGGCCGAGGTGCTGCGCGGTCGCAAGGTCGCGCCGGGTGTGCGCATGCTGGTGGTCCCGGGCTCGGAGGCGGTGCGCCGGGACGCCGAGCGCGAGGGCCTGCACGAGGTGTTCACCGCGGCCGGTGCGGAGTGGCGCATCCCGGGCTGCTCGATGTGCATCGCCATGAACGGTGACCTGGCCCAGCCCGGCCAGCTGGTGGTGAGCACGTCCAACCGCAACTTCGAGGGCCGCCAGGGCAAGGGTGCCCGCACCGTGCTGGCCAGCCCGGCCACCGCGGCGGCCTCAGCCCTGGCGGGCGTGGTCTCCGACGCCCGCGCCTACCTCGCGTCCTGA
- the leuD gene encoding 3-isopropylmalate dehydratase small subunit — MEPVTRIQSRTAVLLDENIDTDRIIPARFLTVTDRAGLGKLCFHDWRYQPDGTDNPDFPLNEVDINTSSILVAGRNFGCGSSREHAPWALLDYGIQAVLCNEIADIFCNNALKNGLLAIVLGDEQHQWLLDNPGVSLSIDVEAQRIELPDGSHFAFTLEPFARHCLLNGVDQLGFLSQHADAISAYEQQMEKSA; from the coding sequence ATGGAACCCGTCACCCGCATCCAGTCGCGCACGGCGGTGCTGCTGGACGAGAACATCGACACCGACCGCATCATCCCGGCGCGCTTCCTCACCGTCACCGACCGCGCGGGCCTGGGCAAGCTGTGCTTCCACGACTGGCGCTACCAGCCGGACGGCACGGACAACCCGGACTTCCCGCTCAACGAGGTCGACATCAACACCAGCTCGATCCTGGTGGCGGGCCGCAACTTCGGCTGTGGCTCCTCCCGCGAGCACGCCCCCTGGGCCCTGCTCGACTACGGGATCCAGGCGGTGCTGTGCAACGAGATCGCGGACATCTTCTGCAACAACGCCCTGAAGAACGGCCTGCTGGCGATCGTCCTCGGTGACGAGCAGCACCAGTGGCTGTTGGACAATCCCGGGGTGTCCCTGAGCATCGATGTCGAAGCGCAGCGCATCGAACTGCCCGACGGCAGCCACTTCGCGTTCACCCTCGAACCGTTCGCGCGGCACTGCCTGCTCAACGGCGTCGACCAGCTCGGGTTCCTCTCCCAGCACGCTGACGCGATCAGCGCCTACGAACAGCAGATGGAGAAGTCCGCATGA
- the leuB gene encoding 3-isopropylmalate dehydrogenase — MKAQIVTLPGDGVGPEVTAAAVAVLEAVATRHGHELTFQEHLIGGAAIDATGDPLPPATAEAAQSADAILLGAVGGPKWSDPNAPVRPEQGLLALRKLLGVYANLRPLTVHPALADLSPLKNEKLQGVDVLFVRELTGGAYFGTKTRTGDLATDECRYTVAEVERVTRRAFELARLRRNHVTSVDKANVMETSRLWRDTVQRVAKDYPDVTLEHQLVDSMAMLMLSRPSTYDVVVTENMFGDILTDEAAALAGSLGLLPSASLGEGTKGLYEPIHGSAPDIAGQGVANPTGTILSAALLLRYSLGLQQEAAAVESAVHHVLAEGPRTRDIGGTATTQEVVDAVLKALTETR; from the coding sequence ATGAAGGCACAGATCGTCACCCTGCCCGGCGACGGCGTGGGCCCGGAGGTCACGGCCGCGGCGGTGGCCGTCCTCGAGGCCGTGGCCACCCGCCACGGGCACGAGCTCACCTTCCAGGAGCACCTGATCGGGGGCGCGGCGATCGACGCCACGGGCGACCCGCTCCCCCCGGCCACGGCGGAGGCGGCCCAGTCCGCCGACGCGATCCTGCTGGGCGCGGTGGGCGGCCCGAAGTGGTCGGACCCGAACGCCCCGGTCCGCCCGGAACAGGGCCTGCTGGCCCTGCGCAAGCTCCTGGGCGTCTACGCCAACCTGCGCCCCCTGACCGTCCACCCGGCCCTGGCCGACCTCTCCCCGCTGAAGAACGAGAAGCTCCAGGGCGTTGACGTCCTCTTCGTCCGCGAGCTCACGGGCGGCGCCTACTTCGGCACCAAGACCCGCACCGGGGACCTGGCCACCGACGAGTGCCGCTACACGGTCGCCGAGGTCGAACGGGTCACCCGCCGCGCCTTCGAGCTGGCACGCCTGCGCCGCAACCACGTCACCTCGGTCGACAAGGCCAACGTGATGGAGACCTCCAGGCTGTGGCGCGACACGGTCCAGCGCGTGGCCAAGGACTACCCGGACGTGACGCTCGAACACCAGCTGGTCGACTCGATGGCCATGCTCATGCTCTCCCGCCCGTCCACCTACGACGTGGTCGTCACCGAGAACATGTTCGGCGACATCCTCACCGACGAAGCCGCGGCCCTGGCCGGCTCCCTGGGCCTGCTCCCCTCCGCCTCCCTGGGTGAGGGCACCAAGGGCCTCTACGAACCGATCCACGGCTCGGCCCCGGACATCGCGGGCCAGGGTGTGGCCAACCCGACCGGCACCATCCTCTCGGCAGCCCTCCTGCTCCGCTACTCCCTGGGCCTCCAGCAGGAAGCGGCGGCGGTGGAATCGGCGGTGCACCACGTCCTCGCCGAGGGCCCCCGCACCCGGGACATCGGCGGCACCGCCACCACCCAGGAGGTCGTGGACGCGGTCCTGAAGGCCCTCACCGAGACCCGGTGA
- a CDS encoding ricin-type beta-trefoil lectin domain protein: MPKAKDGRSLVYVDGTQDQALRDAVAKVGGSVTGGVAGRVRAAVSEDKLDELATSAGVRQIRRPDRAVPMAMTSEGVAASQANEWIAAGKKGAGVKVGVIDVGFGGLTEAQEAGELPTGAKLVVNNDNCVDSTRNEDHGTKVAEVVHDMAPEAGLVLACVDDTVGFAAAADWLKQQGVSVISAAIGFGMSGRGDGTGVRPDSPTAVVKRLREAGILWSVAAGNQAQLHYAGQAVDRTNDGWVEFDGTSAQGNSFSVRPGEQVTVSLRWDAWPTTAKDLDLYVTTSEKPPADGDPTIAGASLTRQRDAAGEPTEQVTLNKASAATTYWIYVKNHNAPATTPFEISVLGPAAAQSSTGLQFPTPAGSITEPASSPYALAVGAMTANAESVEHYSGQGPTVDGRIKPDLAGYTKVSTFTGGRASFIGTSAAAAHVAGAAAVLKSANNALNAAQLEALVVNRAREDAGQRPPDNQRGNGRLRLGDPRRPLEVDGNGYTALPDPKRLWNAPRALAPGETLAVTADEVPADTTALVLNLAARSDAETSVDVFSVNPAQSASRTTNLKVRPGNGFTAVSVVATVTDKTVWFRNKSGNTYVVVDMLGYFSGGGASSYFAKTTPERVLDTRGFAGGRREHLNAGETVSVPVRKAYGVPAEATAVAVNITALEATEETWISAYTHTLSGTSSLNLRRGERRSNLAVVRVDGDDTVKLRNQAGAVNVIVDIVGWFGPGQGAKYVPLREAARVVDTRSGTGLARAALGAASSTPVQISGLAGVSPNATAVALTVTGTEDYLGTELSLAPTELGQYPVTQVGIGQAQTMAASTLTPLGGSGKVNLRNERGNAQVTVDVNGYFIGGTPVVPAAGCPAIIGESGFTPAFDGRVETGLVGWQQAGGSFPTQDGCELLNGGGTGVSWYSTTSFGSDYTVKLDYKATSDNADSGVLVGFPHPVGRAEIPAASGVEVQIAPRGAQGTLRTGGLVGLREPFVDAAKPTGEWNSYEITVSGDKITVFLNQQKVNEYTVGNRSRLTTPSFIGVQNSATAGQVRFRDIRVRRNAVTGVGAFAGVNGRCLDVTDANPALNSVRMWGCNGQRPQSWTLSGDGTVRAYGRCLDVRDAATQPGATVQLADCNEWDAQQWIVRADRSVVSVRSGLCLTAASGSDGAAIRLEPCDGRPEQSWRAELKKAMTGALVGMNNQCLDVAGGDPNGTEVLLYRCTAGNPQAWSAVEDSTIRAYGRCLDVRNGGTTPGTAVMFWDCHGGKPQQWELRADGALINPPSGLCATSENGNERAKITLEACDGRPAQTWRLAAQILRQGTATTHPIDAAEGKCLDVKGGVPASSEVWVYSCNGNSAQNWSVSVHNDGTLRAYGRCLGVAEGQSFPEFTPVLLFDCNGSNTQQWAMRPNGTLVNNLSDKCLDAGSGDKVFLHTCQAPPQQRWGLTARAT, translated from the coding sequence GTGCCGAAGGCCAAGGACGGGCGGTCCCTCGTCTACGTCGACGGTACCCAGGACCAGGCGCTGCGGGACGCGGTGGCCAAGGTCGGCGGTTCGGTGACTGGCGGTGTGGCTGGACGAGTGCGTGCGGCGGTCAGTGAGGACAAGCTCGACGAGCTGGCCACCTCTGCTGGTGTGCGGCAGATCCGTCGACCCGACCGCGCCGTGCCCATGGCCATGACCTCCGAGGGGGTGGCCGCGTCACAGGCGAATGAGTGGATCGCGGCGGGCAAGAAGGGTGCCGGGGTCAAGGTCGGGGTGATCGACGTCGGCTTCGGCGGTCTGACCGAGGCCCAGGAAGCTGGAGAGCTGCCCACCGGAGCCAAGCTCGTCGTCAACAACGACAACTGCGTCGACTCCACCCGCAACGAGGACCACGGCACCAAGGTCGCCGAGGTCGTGCACGACATGGCGCCGGAGGCCGGTCTGGTGCTGGCCTGTGTGGATGACACGGTCGGTTTCGCCGCTGCCGCGGACTGGCTGAAACAGCAAGGCGTTTCGGTGATCTCGGCCGCGATCGGCTTCGGCATGAGCGGGCGCGGCGACGGTACCGGGGTCCGGCCGGACAGCCCTACCGCGGTGGTCAAGCGCCTCCGCGAGGCGGGAATCCTATGGTCGGTGGCGGCGGGCAACCAGGCCCAGCTCCACTACGCCGGGCAGGCCGTGGACCGTACGAACGACGGCTGGGTCGAGTTCGATGGCACCTCCGCCCAAGGCAACTCCTTCAGCGTGCGCCCCGGCGAGCAGGTCACGGTGTCGCTGCGGTGGGACGCCTGGCCGACCACGGCCAAGGACCTCGACCTCTACGTCACCACCAGCGAGAAGCCGCCAGCGGACGGCGACCCGACCATCGCGGGCGCCAGCCTCACCCGCCAACGGGACGCCGCCGGGGAGCCGACCGAACAGGTGACCCTGAACAAGGCCTCGGCCGCCACGACGTACTGGATCTACGTCAAGAACCACAACGCACCGGCGACCACCCCGTTCGAGATCTCGGTGCTCGGCCCGGCCGCCGCACAGTCCAGTACCGGGCTGCAGTTCCCCACCCCGGCGGGAAGCATCACCGAGCCCGCCAGTTCGCCGTACGCGTTGGCGGTGGGAGCCATGACGGCGAACGCGGAGTCGGTGGAGCACTACTCCGGACAAGGACCCACCGTGGACGGCAGGATCAAGCCCGACCTGGCCGGTTACACCAAAGTGAGCACCTTCACCGGCGGACGAGCCTCCTTCATCGGGACCTCTGCGGCCGCGGCGCATGTCGCCGGTGCCGCAGCCGTGCTCAAGTCGGCCAACAACGCGCTCAACGCCGCGCAGCTGGAGGCCCTCGTCGTCAACCGGGCAAGGGAGGATGCCGGACAGCGCCCGCCGGACAACCAGCGCGGCAACGGGCGGCTGCGCCTCGGCGATCCACGACGCCCGCTGGAGGTCGACGGCAACGGTTACACCGCCCTGCCGGACCCGAAACGCCTCTGGAACGCCCCGCGAGCGCTCGCTCCCGGTGAGACCCTCGCCGTGACCGCGGACGAGGTTCCCGCCGACACCACGGCACTGGTGCTGAACCTGGCCGCACGGTCGGACGCGGAGACCAGTGTCGACGTCTTCTCCGTCAATCCGGCGCAGTCGGCCAGCCGGACCACCAACCTCAAGGTGCGTCCTGGCAATGGGTTCACGGCGGTGTCGGTGGTCGCGACGGTCACCGACAAGACGGTGTGGTTCCGGAACAAGTCCGGCAACACCTATGTCGTGGTCGACATGCTCGGCTACTTCTCCGGCGGCGGGGCCTCCTCCTACTTCGCCAAGACGACCCCGGAACGCGTTCTTGACACCCGGGGCTTCGCTGGTGGCAGGCGGGAACACCTGAACGCAGGTGAGACCGTCTCCGTGCCGGTCCGGAAGGCGTACGGCGTACCTGCTGAGGCGACGGCGGTGGCGGTGAATATCACTGCCCTGGAGGCCACCGAGGAGACCTGGATCTCCGCCTACACCCACACACTGAGCGGCACCTCCTCGCTGAACCTGCGGCGGGGCGAGCGGCGGTCCAACCTCGCCGTCGTGCGGGTCGACGGGGACGACACCGTCAAGCTGCGGAACCAGGCGGGTGCGGTCAACGTGATCGTCGACATCGTCGGCTGGTTCGGTCCTGGGCAGGGCGCGAAGTACGTCCCGCTCCGGGAAGCCGCCCGCGTGGTGGACACCCGCTCGGGCACCGGTCTGGCCAGGGCCGCACTCGGCGCGGCCTCGAGCACACCGGTGCAGATCAGCGGGCTGGCCGGGGTGAGTCCGAACGCGACCGCGGTGGCGCTGACCGTCACCGGTACCGAGGATTACCTGGGCACCGAGCTGTCGCTCGCCCCCACCGAGCTCGGCCAGTACCCGGTGACCCAGGTGGGCATCGGCCAGGCGCAGACCATGGCCGCGTCCACCCTGACGCCCCTCGGTGGCAGCGGGAAGGTGAACCTGCGCAACGAGCGGGGCAACGCCCAGGTCACCGTGGACGTCAACGGTTACTTCATCGGTGGCACACCGGTGGTGCCCGCCGCCGGTTGTCCGGCGATCATCGGTGAGTCCGGGTTCACCCCGGCCTTCGACGGCCGGGTGGAGACGGGGCTGGTCGGCTGGCAGCAGGCCGGGGGAAGCTTCCCCACCCAGGACGGCTGCGAGCTCCTGAACGGCGGTGGCACCGGCGTCTCCTGGTACTCGACGACCAGCTTCGGCAGCGACTACACGGTCAAACTCGACTACAAGGCAACCTCGGACAACGCGGACTCGGGTGTGCTCGTGGGCTTCCCACACCCCGTCGGCCGCGCCGAGATCCCAGCCGCCAGCGGCGTGGAGGTCCAGATCGCCCCGCGCGGAGCGCAGGGGACGCTGAGGACTGGCGGCCTGGTCGGGCTGCGGGAGCCGTTCGTTGATGCGGCCAAGCCGACCGGTGAGTGGAACTCGTACGAGATCACGGTGTCCGGCGACAAGATCACGGTGTTCCTCAACCAGCAGAAGGTCAACGAGTACACCGTCGGCAACCGGTCGCGGCTGACCACCCCGAGCTTCATCGGCGTGCAGAACAGCGCAACGGCAGGCCAGGTGCGCTTCCGCGACATCCGCGTACGGCGCAACGCGGTCACCGGCGTTGGCGCCTTCGCCGGAGTCAACGGCAGATGCCTTGATGTCACCGACGCCAACCCCGCGCTGAACTCGGTCCGCATGTGGGGCTGCAACGGCCAGCGTCCGCAGAGCTGGACGCTGTCCGGCGACGGCACCGTGCGTGCCTACGGCCGCTGCCTCGACGTCCGGGACGCGGCCACCCAGCCCGGTGCCACGGTGCAGCTGGCCGACTGCAACGAATGGGACGCACAGCAGTGGATCGTGCGCGCGGACCGGAGCGTGGTCAGCGTCCGCTCGGGGCTGTGCCTGACCGCCGCCAGTGGCTCCGACGGTGCGGCCATCAGGCTGGAGCCCTGCGACGGACGGCCCGAGCAGTCCTGGCGAGCGGAGCTGAAGAAGGCCATGACGGGTGCGCTGGTCGGGATGAACAACCAGTGCCTGGATGTCGCGGGCGGCGACCCGAACGGCACCGAGGTGCTCCTGTACCGCTGCACGGCGGGCAACCCGCAGGCGTGGAGCGCGGTCGAGGACAGCACCATCCGTGCCTACGGCCGCTGCCTGGACGTGCGCAACGGCGGCACCACACCGGGCACCGCGGTGATGTTCTGGGACTGCCACGGCGGCAAACCTCAGCAGTGGGAACTGCGTGCCGACGGCGCTCTGATCAACCCACCGTCCGGGCTGTGCGCCACCTCGGAGAACGGGAACGAGCGCGCCAAGATCACCCTGGAGGCCTGTGACGGCAGGCCGGCGCAGACCTGGCGCCTGGCCGCCCAGATCCTGCGCCAGGGCACGGCAACGACACACCCGATCGACGCGGCCGAAGGCAAGTGCCTCGACGTGAAGGGTGGTGTGCCCGCCAGCAGCGAGGTCTGGGTTTACTCCTGCAACGGCAACAGCGCGCAGAACTGGTCGGTGTCCGTGCACAACGACGGCACCCTGCGGGCCTACGGCCGGTGCCTCGGCGTGGCGGAGGGACAGTCCTTCCCGGAGTTCACCCCGGTCCTGCTGTTCGACTGCAACGGCAGCAACACGCAGCAGTGGGCGATGCGCCCCAACGGCACCCTGGTAAACAACCTGTCGGACAAGTGCCTTGACGCGGGTAGCGGAGACAAGGTGTTTCTCCACACGTGCCAGGCACCGCCCCAGCAGCGCTGGGGGCTGACCGCCAGGGCCACCTGA
- a CDS encoding SMI1/KNR4 family protein: protein MDDAGAELVELIGWRRSGDSFQDWHSVEAELNTRLPADYKSLMEAVPSGTYLGIIGLDNPIESEPAWDGFHADFFDVLDRAKGWREHKPEIVPYALHPEPNGLIPWGRTEENGTFFWLFSGDDPDSWKVVYATADFEEWGEYDGSATAFLRDLISGALRTNLIPIDDDFAGPVFEATGVAYSGDHDTSMATQPDPGYWNRSLARELSHEDHDRSAELLDLLGVAEGDRGILWEEFEVDASVRLPDDYKNLLNSLGAGTLSGVRLFSPDAPVDDFDITRKWAVITDSANRARAEATQFRLPVHPDERGLVVWGAFVKDGYERWLAWAPVGGDPNRWPVVSVPVEFGGMSIFTKSMSELLLGYISGESGDVSMLRGVENQDGGSAIFVPAG from the coding sequence GTGGACGATGCTGGTGCCGAGTTGGTTGAGCTGATTGGGTGGCGTCGCTCTGGTGATTCTTTTCAGGATTGGCACAGTGTTGAAGCTGAGCTGAACACCAGGCTGCCTGCCGACTACAAGAGCCTCATGGAGGCAGTTCCTTCGGGGACCTACCTCGGAATCATCGGGCTCGACAACCCCATTGAGAGCGAGCCTGCCTGGGATGGGTTCCACGCCGACTTCTTCGATGTGTTGGACCGGGCAAAGGGGTGGCGGGAACACAAGCCGGAGATCGTCCCGTACGCGTTGCACCCGGAGCCGAACGGTCTGATCCCCTGGGGGAGGACCGAGGAGAACGGGACCTTCTTCTGGCTGTTCAGCGGAGACGATCCAGACAGCTGGAAGGTGGTGTACGCGACTGCCGACTTCGAGGAGTGGGGCGAGTACGACGGCTCGGCCACGGCGTTCTTGCGGGATCTGATCTCCGGCGCGTTGCGCACCAACCTCATCCCGATCGACGACGACTTCGCTGGTCCAGTCTTCGAGGCGACCGGGGTCGCGTACTCGGGTGACCACGACACCTCCATGGCCACCCAGCCGGATCCCGGCTACTGGAACCGGTCTCTCGCTCGCGAGCTGTCGCACGAAGACCACGATCGGTCGGCAGAGCTGCTCGATCTCCTCGGGGTGGCCGAGGGTGACCGCGGGATCTTGTGGGAGGAGTTCGAGGTGGACGCGTCCGTTCGTCTGCCGGATGACTACAAGAACCTCCTCAACTCGCTCGGCGCGGGAACCCTGTCGGGAGTCAGGCTGTTCTCCCCGGACGCTCCTGTCGACGACTTCGATATAACCCGCAAGTGGGCTGTGATCACTGACTCCGCGAACCGGGCCCGAGCCGAGGCGACCCAGTTCCGGCTGCCTGTTCACCCTGACGAGCGCGGACTAGTGGTCTGGGGGGCCTTCGTCAAGGACGGTTACGAACGCTGGCTCGCTTGGGCACCGGTTGGGGGCGACCCGAATCGATGGCCTGTTGTTTCGGTGCCAGTGGAGTTCGGCGGCATGAGCATCTTCACCAAGTCCATGTCGGAGCTGCTTCTCGGATACATCTCGGGTGAGTCCGGCGATGTCTCCATGTTGCGGGGAGTAGAGAACCAGGACGGTGGTTCGGCCATCTTTGTTCCTGCTGGCTGA
- a CDS encoding SMI1/KNR4 family protein gives MAAVDALVSELDWEYVSPVVRDWGSLEQELGIRFPDDYKYLMTKFPSGFFRGFIACVNPVESEVAVNTFVHEFTDSVENLRAWREFEVGRIPYPIAPEEGGMFLWGYGKEGQGFYWVPIDGNGAGFVAFCNDDFSAWVVYNGLISEFLLDFVRGNVSADFLDLGEVEEESHFRPSGVYFS, from the coding sequence TTGGCTGCAGTTGACGCGCTGGTATCCGAGCTTGATTGGGAGTATGTGTCTCCTGTAGTTCGTGATTGGGGCTCACTTGAGCAGGAGCTAGGGATTCGCTTCCCGGACGACTACAAGTACCTTATGACCAAGTTTCCGTCAGGTTTCTTCCGGGGCTTCATTGCGTGCGTGAATCCAGTTGAGAGCGAGGTTGCTGTCAATACGTTCGTGCACGAGTTCACTGATTCGGTAGAGAATCTTCGTGCGTGGCGCGAGTTTGAAGTAGGCAGGATTCCTTACCCGATCGCCCCTGAAGAAGGTGGAATGTTCTTGTGGGGTTACGGCAAAGAGGGACAAGGGTTCTACTGGGTGCCCATTGATGGCAACGGTGCGGGATTTGTCGCTTTCTGCAACGATGACTTCAGCGCCTGGGTAGTTTACAATGGGCTTATTTCTGAGTTTTTGCTTGACTTCGTCAGGGGAAATGTGTCTGCCGACTTTCTTGATCTTGGCGAAGTTGAAGAAGAGTCTCACTTCAGGCCGTCAGGGGTTTACTTTAGTTAG